In Nicotiana tabacum cultivar K326 chromosome 2, ASM71507v2, whole genome shotgun sequence, the following proteins share a genomic window:
- the LOC142166845 gene encoding uncharacterized protein LOC142166845 — protein sequence MVLETIQGYIWPLDGMCIVSDRHESIAKSASTIYPEVKFKKSHNQLAQIFFKIAKAYTINEFNNQKVEIETIDKRVKEYLFDVGYDKWSRAHSKVNRTTIMTSNMAKSINSATKSARDLSVTLLLDFMTNLVKPSNKLLYRVYDGGSRYVVCMEERKCNCRIFQLDELPCLHALAIIKKFSMDTYH from the exons ATGGTTCTTGAGACAATTCAGGGATATATATGGCCTTTGGATGGCATGTGCATAGTGTCAGATAGGCATGAGAGTATCGCAAAGTCAGCTTCAACTATCTATCCAGAG gtgaagtTCAAGAAGAGTCATAACCAACTTGCGCAAATATTCTTTAAAATTGCAAAAGCATATACAATTAACGAGTTCAATAACCAAAAGGTAGAGATTGAAACAATTGATAAGAGGGTGAAGGAATATCTATTTGATGTTGGATACGACAAATGGTCAAGAGCACATTCAAAAGTTAACAGAACAACAATAATGACATCTAACATGGCTAAATCCATCAATTCAGCAACTAAGTCTGCAAGAGATCTCTCAGTAACTCTGTTGCTAGATTTCATGACAAATTTG GTAAAGCCATCAAATAAATTGTTGTATAGAGTATATGATGGAGGTAGCAGATATGTTGTCTGTATGGAGGAAAGAAAGTGTAATTGTAGAATATTTCAATTGGATGAACTTCCATGTCTGCATGCTTTGGCAATTATTAAGAAATTCAGTATGGATACATATCATTAA